One genomic segment of Bradyrhizobium diazoefficiens includes these proteins:
- the cobO gene encoding cob(I)yrinic acid a,c-diamide adenosyltransferase translates to MTPEPETQTAEQTDARHAQKMAKKKAARDKIMATKSGEKGLIIVHTGAGKGKSSSAFGMIVRCVAHGFPCAVVQFIKGAWDTGERRLLTGHFGELCQFHAMGEGFTWETQDRARDIAAARAGWDKAKELISDSNLRMVVLDEINIALRYDYLDVAEVVEFLTTQKPAMTHVVLTGRNAKDELIEIADLVTEMTLVKHPFRSGIKAQAGVEF, encoded by the coding sequence ATGACGCCTGAACCGGAAACCCAAACAGCTGAGCAAACTGACGCCCGGCACGCCCAGAAAATGGCTAAGAAGAAGGCCGCCCGCGACAAGATCATGGCGACCAAGAGCGGCGAAAAGGGCCTCATCATCGTCCACACCGGCGCCGGCAAGGGCAAGTCGTCCTCGGCCTTCGGCATGATCGTGCGCTGCGTCGCCCATGGCTTCCCTTGCGCGGTGGTGCAGTTCATCAAGGGCGCCTGGGACACAGGCGAGCGGCGCCTGCTCACTGGCCATTTTGGCGAGCTCTGCCAGTTCCACGCGATGGGCGAAGGTTTTACCTGGGAGACGCAGGACCGCGCCCGCGACATCGCCGCTGCGCGCGCCGGGTGGGACAAGGCCAAGGAGCTGATATCAGACTCGAACTTGCGCATGGTCGTGCTGGACGAGATCAACATCGCACTGCGCTACGACTATCTCGACGTCGCGGAAGTGGTCGAATTCCTGACGACGCAGAAGCCTGCGATGACGCATGTCGTGCTCACCGGACGCAACGCCAAGGACGAGCTGATCGAGATCGCCGATCTCGTCACGGAGATGACGCTAGTCAAGCATCCGTTCCGCTCCGGCATCAAGGCGCAGGCCGGCGTCGAGTTCTAA
- a CDS encoding cobyric acid synthase, whose protein sequence is MARALMIQGAGSDVGKSLIVAGLARAFTRRALRVLPFKPQNMSNNAAVTVDGGEIGRAQALQALAAGVEPHTDMNPVLLKPETDVGAQVIVQGKRIATARARDYAAMKPSLMGAVLESFERLKARADLVLVEGAGSPAEVNLRKADIANMGFARKADVPVVLVGDIDRGGVIAQLVGIKTVIDPDDATMIQGFVINKFRGDPTLFDDGYRLIEQKTAWRGLGVLPWFSRAGELPAEDALGLSDARKPGQRKIACLALSRIANFDDLDPLKLEPGVDLVMVRPGEAVPGDVRLVIIPGSKSTRGDLAFLRAQGWDIDLLAHHRRGGHVLGLCGGYQMLGRSVADPEGIEGPAGDTPALGLLDVETVMSPQKTLTRVSAVHAATEQPIEAYEIHIGRTDGPDRARPFAKLNGEPEGAVSRDGRVQGSYLHGLFTSDQFRKAFLGKLDIPAGHEPYHARVESALDALADHIEKHLDVEGLLALAR, encoded by the coding sequence ATGGCACGCGCGCTGATGATCCAGGGGGCCGGCTCGGACGTGGGCAAATCGCTCATCGTCGCCGGCCTCGCGCGCGCCTTCACGCGGCGGGCCTTGCGCGTGCTGCCCTTCAAGCCGCAGAACATGTCGAACAATGCCGCCGTCACGGTCGATGGCGGCGAGATCGGCCGCGCCCAGGCGTTGCAGGCGCTGGCCGCCGGCGTCGAGCCGCACACCGACATGAACCCGGTGCTGCTCAAGCCCGAAACCGATGTCGGCGCGCAGGTCATCGTCCAGGGCAAGCGCATCGCCACCGCGCGTGCGCGCGACTACGCGGCGATGAAGCCCTCCTTGATGGGCGCAGTGCTGGAGAGTTTTGAGCGGCTGAAGGCGCGCGCCGATCTTGTCCTCGTCGAAGGCGCCGGCAGTCCGGCCGAGGTCAATTTGCGCAAGGCCGACATCGCCAATATGGGCTTTGCCCGCAAGGCCGACGTGCCCGTCGTGCTGGTCGGCGACATCGACCGCGGCGGCGTCATCGCCCAGCTCGTCGGCATCAAGACGGTGATCGACCCCGACGATGCCACGATGATCCAGGGTTTCGTCATCAACAAGTTCCGCGGCGATCCCACGCTGTTCGACGACGGCTACAGGCTGATCGAGCAAAAGACCGCGTGGCGCGGCCTTGGCGTGCTGCCGTGGTTTTCGCGCGCCGGCGAGCTGCCGGCCGAAGACGCGCTGGGCCTGAGCGATGCGCGCAAGCCCGGCCAGCGCAAGATCGCCTGCCTCGCGCTGTCGCGGATCGCCAATTTCGACGATCTCGATCCGCTCAAGCTCGAGCCAGGCGTCGATCTCGTGATGGTGCGTCCGGGCGAAGCCGTTCCGGGCGATGTACGCCTCGTCATCATCCCCGGCTCAAAGTCCACCCGCGGCGATCTCGCTTTCCTGCGCGCGCAGGGCTGGGACATCGATCTCCTCGCGCACCACCGCCGAGGCGGCCATGTGCTCGGTCTCTGCGGCGGCTATCAGATGCTCGGCCGCAGCGTTGCCGATCCTGAAGGCATCGAAGGCCCCGCGGGCGACACGCCTGCCCTCGGGCTCCTGGATGTGGAGACGGTGATGAGCCCGCAGAAGACGCTGACGCGTGTTTCGGCCGTGCACGCTGCGACGGAGCAACCGATCGAGGCTTACGAAATCCATATCGGCCGCACCGACGGCCCCGATCGGGCGCGCCCGTTCGCAAAGCTGAACGGCGAGCCGGAAGGCGCGGTCTCGCGCGATGGCCGGGTGCAGGGCAGCTATCTGCACGGCCTGTTTACGTCGGATCAGTTTCGCAAAGCGTTTTTGGGGAAACTCGATATTCCCGCAGGCCATGAGCCCTATCACGCCAGGGTCGAAAGCGCGCTCGATGCCCTCGCCGATCACATCGAAAAGCACCTCGACGTCGAAGGCCTCCTCGCGCTAGCGCGCTAG
- the cobD gene encoding threonine-phosphate decarboxylase CobD, whose translation MREHGGNLDLAQQRFGGRAEDWIDLSTGINRQPYPVGEVSAHAWSALPSRTEIQALHQAAQHAYRTNAAIVAIGGAQAAIQLLPQLAPAGRARVLAPTYNEYAGVLVTSGWDVQEVGVLEALAGADIAVVVNPNNPDGRNFALEDLLALLPRVGRLVVDESFADAVPQLSLAPQADRPGLLILRSFGKFYGLAGLRLGFAIGNAADIGKLAAMSGPWPVSGPAIAIGCRALRDDGWAAATSARLARDCVRLDAMAQAQGWRLIGGTTLFRLYETPDALAAQEKLARGQIWSRVFAKAPTWLRLGLPGSEAEWTRLANILAR comes from the coding sequence ATGCGCGAGCACGGTGGAAATCTCGATCTGGCCCAGCAGCGGTTTGGCGGTCGCGCGGAAGACTGGATCGATCTGTCGACCGGGATCAACCGGCAGCCTTATCCCGTGGGCGAGGTGAGCGCGCACGCGTGGAGCGCTCTGCCGTCGCGCACCGAGATCCAGGCCCTGCATCAGGCGGCGCAGCACGCTTATCGCACGAATGCTGCTATCGTCGCGATAGGCGGCGCGCAGGCCGCCATTCAACTGCTGCCGCAACTCGCGCCAGCCGGCCGCGCGCGCGTCCTCGCGCCGACCTACAATGAATATGCCGGCGTGCTGGTCACTTCGGGTTGGGATGTCCAGGAGGTCGGCGTACTCGAGGCGCTGGCTGGAGCGGATATCGCGGTGGTCGTCAATCCCAACAATCCCGACGGCCGCAATTTTGCACTAGAGGATCTGCTGGCGCTGCTGCCCCGCGTCGGCCGTCTCGTGGTGGACGAGAGCTTTGCCGACGCCGTTCCGCAGCTGTCGCTTGCGCCGCAAGCGGATCGGCCGGGACTGCTGATCCTCCGCTCGTTCGGAAAATTCTATGGTCTTGCCGGCCTGCGGCTTGGGTTCGCGATCGGCAATGCGGCCGACATCGGCAAGCTCGCGGCAATGTCAGGTCCATGGCCCGTGTCCGGACCGGCCATCGCAATCGGCTGCCGCGCATTGCGCGATGATGGCTGGGCAGCGGCCACGTCGGCGCGACTTGCCCGCGACTGTGTTCGTCTCGATGCGATGGCGCAAGCGCAAGGCTGGCGGCTCATCGGCGGCACGACGCTGTTTCGTCTCTACGAGACGCCTGATGCGCTCGCCGCGCAGGAGAAGCTCGCGCGCGGCCAGATCTGGTCGCGCGTGTTCGCGAAAGCGCCGACATGGCTGCGGCTCGGCCTTCCCGGCAGCGAAGCCGAATGGACGCGCCTCGCCAATATTCTAGCGCGCTAG
- the cbiB gene encoding adenosylcobinamide-phosphate synthase CbiB, translating to MGFAGAMVVAMAVDALLGWPSWLFARIGHPVTWLGRLIGDIDAGWNRGSDPPALRRAAGVAGALAVIALCVAIGWVFQSLLPSGWMQIVLVGILAWPLVALRSLHDHVADVAKPLRAGDIAGAREAVSRIVGRDPAALDEAGIARAAIESLAENASDGIVAPVLWGALFGLPGILGYKAINTLDSMIGHRSERHEAFGWAAACIDDVANFIPARLTGFLFVLLAPRRSEALSCMTRDARRHRSPNAGWPEAAMAGVLGVRLSGPRVYHGSATDEPWLNEVARDPLAADIAEGLAVYRRAMLLLAGLLAILAFA from the coding sequence GTGGGTTTTGCGGGCGCGATGGTGGTGGCGATGGCGGTGGATGCCCTGTTGGGCTGGCCGTCATGGCTGTTTGCGCGGATCGGCCACCCCGTGACCTGGCTGGGCCGGCTGATCGGTGACATCGATGCCGGCTGGAATCGCGGTTCCGATCCGCCGGCGCTGCGCCGCGCTGCGGGTGTCGCCGGAGCGCTCGCGGTGATCGCACTCTGCGTCGCGATTGGCTGGGTGTTTCAGTCTCTGCTGCCTTCGGGCTGGATGCAGATCGTGCTGGTCGGAATCCTGGCCTGGCCTCTGGTCGCGCTGCGCTCGCTGCATGATCATGTCGCTGATGTCGCCAAACCGTTGCGGGCCGGCGACATCGCCGGTGCGCGCGAGGCGGTCTCGCGTATTGTTGGCCGCGATCCGGCGGCGCTCGATGAAGCCGGCATCGCGCGCGCGGCGATCGAGAGCCTCGCCGAGAACGCCTCCGACGGCATCGTTGCGCCGGTGCTCTGGGGCGCGCTGTTCGGCTTGCCTGGCATCCTCGGCTACAAGGCAATCAACACGCTGGACTCCATGATCGGCCATCGCAGCGAGCGCCACGAGGCCTTTGGCTGGGCGGCTGCGTGCATCGACGATGTCGCCAACTTCATCCCGGCGCGCCTGACCGGATTTCTGTTCGTATTGCTGGCACCACGACGATCGGAGGCACTGTCGTGTATGACGCGGGATGCGCGCCGTCACCGCTCGCCCAATGCGGGCTGGCCGGAAGCCGCGATGGCCGGCGTCCTTGGAGTGCGGCTCAGCGGTCCTCGCGTCTATCACGGCAGCGCGACCGACGAGCCGTGGCTGAACGAAGTTGCGCGCGATCCGCTGGCTGCGGATATCGCTGAGGGACTGGCGGTCTACCGCCGCGCCATGCTGCTGCTCGCGGGCCTCCTTGCGATCCTGGCCTTCGCGTGA